The following are encoded together in the Adhaeribacter arboris genome:
- a CDS encoding response regulator transcription factor → MHILVVEDEPNVAAFIKKGLQEQAYEVEVAYDGFTGKSLATQNSYDLIILDVILPNLNGIEVCKHIRVQDKKTPVLMLTALGTTDDVVTGLDAGADDYLTKPFKFRELLARVRALHRRHYVSEESELLTIADLQLNLETKSVTRSNKLITLTAREFTLLEYFLRNKGKVLSRLSLLENVWEVNFDLSSNVVDVYVNYLRNKIDKDFSAKLIHTVIGMGYMLKDTGDL, encoded by the coding sequence ATGCATATTCTAGTTGTAGAAGATGAGCCTAACGTGGCGGCTTTTATTAAGAAAGGCTTGCAGGAACAGGCTTACGAAGTAGAAGTGGCCTACGATGGATTTACGGGTAAAAGCTTGGCTACCCAAAATTCTTACGATCTTATTATACTGGATGTAATTTTACCTAACCTGAACGGAATTGAAGTTTGTAAGCACATTCGGGTGCAGGATAAAAAAACACCGGTACTTATGCTTACCGCTTTAGGAACTACCGACGATGTAGTAACTGGCCTGGATGCTGGGGCGGATGATTATTTAACGAAGCCATTTAAATTCAGGGAGCTATTAGCCCGGGTGCGGGCCTTGCACCGCCGGCACTACGTTAGCGAGGAATCCGAACTACTTACAATTGCCGATTTACAACTAAACCTGGAAACCAAATCCGTTACCCGCAGCAATAAACTCATTACGCTTACCGCCCGCGAATTTACTTTATTGGAATACTTTCTCCGGAATAAAGGCAAGGTACTGTCGCGGCTAAGTTTACTCGAAAATGTTTGGGAAGTTAATTTTGATTTAAGCTCTAACGTGGTAGATGTATACGTAAATTATTTGCGTAATAAAATTGATAAAGATTTTTCGGCTAAACTTATTCATACGGTTATCGGGATGGGATATATGCTGAAAGATACCGGTGATTTATGA